In Hominilimicola fabiformis, the following proteins share a genomic window:
- a CDS encoding MATE family efflux transporter yields the protein MTKGNPLKLILSFSVPMLIGNIFQQVYNFVDAAIVGKFVGAESLAAVGSTGTIVGVMICLMMGLTSGAGIIIAQCFGSRNFDELRKTVTGLIYIVGILAVVTSVAGVVFSRPILSFLNTPDNVIDEAVAYINVIFAFTIGTAMYNALSAILRSLGDSRTPLYALILSSILNVIFDLLFVVVFKTGVVGAAVATVIAQIISAIYCIIHMIRHRRQLNLEGINFQTTKRAIKRIFQTGIPSALESCLISLGTMSVQRLVNSFGAMTMAGYTAAVKIDSIAIAPIVSVGSALSVFSGQNIGANQMDRIKKGMYQTLASLIGICIVIAAGIVLFRNQLLGLFLDKTQAAEAIAIGSKYLTIVCVAYIVAAVMRTYLNVLRGAGDVNTSAVAGILELIGRIIFAYILVRPLGSTGIWIATPLAWAMGASVPVIRYYSGKWINKKLV from the coding sequence ATGACTAAAGGAAATCCGTTAAAATTGATACTTTCTTTTTCAGTTCCTATGCTGATCGGAAATATCTTTCAACAGGTGTATAACTTTGTTGACGCGGCGATTGTCGGTAAGTTTGTGGGTGCCGAATCTCTTGCGGCGGTAGGTTCGACAGGTACGATTGTCGGAGTTATGATTTGTCTTATGATGGGACTTACGAGCGGTGCGGGAATTATTATAGCGCAGTGTTTCGGTTCAAGAAATTTTGACGAACTGAGAAAAACAGTTACGGGACTTATTTACATAGTGGGAATTTTGGCGGTGGTTACGTCAGTTGCCGGAGTTGTGTTTTCACGGCCGATTTTATCGTTTCTAAACACACCCGATAATGTAATTGATGAGGCGGTTGCATACATAAACGTAATATTCGCATTCACAATCGGTACGGCTATGTATAACGCGTTAAGCGCAATACTCAGAAGTCTTGGCGACAGCCGTACACCGCTTTACGCACTTATACTTTCTTCTATATTAAATGTAATTTTCGACTTGTTGTTCGTTGTTGTGTTTAAAACAGGTGTTGTCGGTGCGGCAGTTGCGACTGTTATCGCACAGATTATCAGTGCGATTTATTGTATTATACATATGATAAGGCACCGCAGACAGCTTAATCTTGAGGGCATAAACTTCCAAACAACAAAACGTGCAATCAAGCGGATTTTCCAAACAGGAATACCGTCGGCACTTGAAAGCTGTCTGATTTCACTCGGCACAATGAGTGTGCAACGTCTTGTAAACTCATTCGGTGCAATGACTATGGCAGGCTATACTGCCGCCGTAAAAATCGACTCAATCGCAATCGCACCGATTGTATCGGTCGGCTCGGCATTGTCGGTTTTCTCGGGTCAAAATATCGGTGCAAATCAAATGGACAGAATAAAAAAGGGTATGTATCAAACACTTGCGTCACTTATCGGTATATGTATAGTGATTGCTGCCGGAATTGTATTGTTCCGTAATCAACTGCTTGGCTTGTTCCTTGACAAAACACAAGCCGCAGAGGCTATCGCAATAGGAAGCAAGTACCTTACTATCGTATGTGTTGCGTATATAGTTGCGGCGGTTATGAGAACATATTTGAACGTTCTTCGCGGTGCGGGTGATGTTAATACCTCCGCAGTCGCAGGTATACTTGAACTTATAGGAAGAATTATTTTCGCATATATACTTGTTCGCCCGCTCGGCTCAACAGGTATTTGGATTGCTACTCCGCTCGCCTGGGCAATGGGTGCGTCAGTACCCGTTATCCGATACTATTCGGGTAAGTGGATTAATAAAAAGTTGGTATAA
- a CDS encoding leucine-rich repeat domain-containing protein, which produces MREKILSMILALSMLCAFVPMTASAETYENYLEYWVNEDNTVTISKCAKEVAEVNIPSEIEGATVTEIDGDAFFKCVDLKKVTIPSTVTSIGYDTFLGCTSLENIVVDSENKNYISEDGVLFNKSKTELIQYPAAKSGVSYTIPSSVSKIDGCAFKYTQNVKTINVPQQTTSIAAGAFSNSVNLEAINVDENNSDYSSEDGVLFNKGKTLIFAYPSGKSDTSYAVSENVTAIKAQAFSGCKNLISVSLSDNVNTMGTSVFSSCTNLTEVVLSENLSWIQGSTFSNCTSLKSVKIPSDVDTIYSSAFSGCASLESITIPKSVDLIEQYAFYDCNSLKDIYYFGTETQWNKIDIEENSAGDGNGALKNATIHYNKTIEPFTYNFSTDGKSVVIVKCDKSVSEATIPSEIEGLPVTVIDDNAFNSCSNLANINIPESVERIGVGAFYSSGVVNVTVTDNVKSIGEEAFSWCNKLESIKLSENIDKIEENMFYECESLTSIDIPNKVKSIGMSAFAFCTNLTTVTMGKNINKIAKNAFSDCYSITNVYYAGTEEEWSKIVLVGNTYLTNATIHYNGIPTDMTMTTVEVTKTENDTSYDFDISAQMKYGDCYVYAAMYDENGVMIGIDRVPLSMKDDTKISLDKKDNAKNVNIFVLSSQLQPISEKKTVKLVEE; this is translated from the coding sequence ATGAGGGAGAAAATTTTAAGTATGATTTTGGCACTGTCAATGCTGTGTGCATTTGTGCCGATGACGGCAAGTGCGGAAACGTATGAGAACTATTTGGAATATTGGGTAAATGAAGATAATACGGTTACGATTTCAAAATGTGCCAAGGAAGTGGCGGAAGTAAATATACCAAGTGAAATTGAGGGAGCAACGGTAACTGAGATTGATGGCGATGCGTTTTTTAAATGTGTGGATTTGAAGAAAGTAACAATCCCGTCAACCGTAACTTCAATAGGGTACGATACATTTTTGGGCTGTACAAGCCTTGAAAATATAGTTGTCGATTCTGAAAACAAAAATTATATTTCAGAGGACGGAGTACTTTTTAACAAGAGTAAAACAGAACTTATTCAATATCCTGCTGCAAAAAGTGGTGTAAGCTATACAATTCCGTCAAGTGTTTCGAAAATTGACGGTTGTGCTTTTAAGTATACACAAAATGTTAAGACTATAAATGTTCCGCAACAAACAACATCAATAGCAGCGGGTGCATTCAGTAACAGCGTTAATTTGGAAGCGATAAACGTTGATGAAAACAACAGTGATTACAGCTCAGAGGACGGAGTGTTGTTTAATAAAGGTAAAACACTGATTTTTGCATATCCGTCGGGCAAGAGCGATACAAGTTATGCTGTTTCGGAAAACGTGACGGCTATAAAGGCGCAGGCATTTTCGGGCTGCAAAAATTTGATCTCTGTTTCTCTTTCGGATAATGTCAATACTATGGGAACTTCTGTATTTTCCAGCTGTACAAATTTGACGGAAGTGGTATTGTCTGAGAATCTAAGTTGGATTCAGGGTTCGACATTTTCAAATTGTACAAGCCTAAAGAGTGTAAAAATTCCAAGTGATGTAGATACAATATATTCTTCTGCTTTCAGCGGTTGTGCAAGTCTGGAAAGTATAACAATACCTAAAAGTGTTGATTTGATTGAACAGTATGCGTTTTATGATTGTAACAGCTTAAAAGATATATACTATTTTGGTACCGAAACACAATGGAATAAAATTGATATAGAAGAAAACAGCGCAGGTGACGGCAACGGCGCGTTGAAAAACGCAACAATTCATTATAATAAAACAATCGAGCCGTTTACTTATAATTTTAGTACCGACGGAAAATCTGTGGTTATTGTTAAGTGTGACAAATCTGTCAGCGAAGCTACTATACCGAGTGAAATTGAAGGCTTGCCGGTTACGGTGATAGATGACAATGCATTTAATTCTTGTAGCAATTTAGCAAATATAAACATACCTGAAAGTGTTGAACGTATAGGCGTCGGTGCTTTTTATTCGAGCGGAGTAGTCAATGTTACAGTGACGGATAATGTTAAAAGCATAGGAGAGGAAGCTTTTAGCTGGTGCAACAAGTTGGAAAGCATAAAGCTGTCTGAAAATATCGACAAAATAGAAGAAAATATGTTTTACGAATGTGAAAGTTTGACAAGTATTGACATACCGAATAAGGTTAAGTCGATAGGGATGAGTGCATTTGCCTTCTGTACAAACTTAACCACTGTAACGATGGGTAAAAATATAAATAAAATTGCAAAAAATGCTTTTAGTGATTGTTATAGTATTACCAATGTGTATTACGCAGGTACGGAGGAAGAGTGGAGTAAGATTGTGTTGGTCGGAAATACATATCTTACAAACGCAACAATCCATTATAACGGAATACCTACGGATATGACTATGACAACGGTAGAAGTTACAAAAACAGAAAACGACACATCATATGATTTTGATATATCCGCACAAATGAAGTACGGCGACTGCTATGTATATGCGGCAATGTATGATGAAAACGGCGTTATGATTGGAATTGACAGAGTACCGCTTTCGATGAAAGACGATACAAAAATTTCTCTTGACAAAAAGGATAATGCCAAGAACGTGAATATATTTGTATTGTCATCACAATTACAACCTATTTCGGAAAAGAAAACAGTAAAATTAGTAGAAGAATAA